One window of Paenibacillus sp. FSL K6-3182 genomic DNA carries:
- a CDS encoding 6-phospho-beta-glucosidase, whose amino-acid sequence MSKKPLKVAVIGGGSSYTPEIVEGFIKKYDEMPIRELWLVDIEEGRHKLAIVGELAKRMVEKAGLPIEVKLTLDRREAIAGADFVTTQMRVGLLEARRRDEHIPISHGVIGQETTGPGGMFKALRTVPVILDICKDIEELAPNAWMLNFTNPAGIVTEAVQKYSKVKTVGLCNSPINFQKFLAKEYGVSESEVLPEFVGINHLHWVTAAYVNGEDKLNEMIGAGRDYSATNVTAFDWDADFLRSLGAIPTYYLRYFYMTDSMLADMKDSLEKNGTRAEVVSRVETELFELYKDVNLTEKPKQLEQRGGAYYSEAAVNLMHALYTDKRDIQTLNVRNGSIIDFLPEDASIEVNCVVTAQGPIPLPLQRVPEQIKGLMHAVKTYESLTIEAAISGDKGIALQALVHHPLVPSVAVAKALLEEMLEANKKYLPNFFKE is encoded by the coding sequence ATGTCCAAAAAACCACTAAAGGTCGCCGTCATTGGCGGCGGTTCCTCGTATACGCCAGAAATCGTAGAAGGCTTTATTAAAAAATATGATGAAATGCCGATTCGTGAGCTTTGGCTTGTTGATATCGAAGAAGGTCGTCATAAGCTGGCAATCGTTGGCGAGCTTGCGAAGCGGATGGTAGAGAAAGCTGGCCTGCCAATCGAAGTGAAACTAACGCTTGACCGTCGTGAAGCGATCGCTGGTGCAGATTTCGTTACGACACAAATGCGGGTAGGTTTGCTGGAAGCAAGACGCCGTGATGAGCATATTCCTATTTCACATGGTGTAATTGGACAAGAGACGACTGGACCAGGCGGCATGTTTAAAGCACTTCGTACTGTACCTGTCATTCTGGATATTTGTAAGGATATTGAAGAGCTTGCACCGAATGCATGGATGCTTAATTTCACAAATCCAGCGGGTATTGTAACCGAAGCGGTTCAAAAATACAGCAAAGTAAAAACAGTAGGACTATGCAATTCACCAATTAACTTTCAAAAGTTTCTGGCTAAAGAGTATGGCGTTAGCGAGAGTGAAGTATTGCCTGAATTCGTAGGGATCAATCATTTGCACTGGGTTACAGCCGCTTATGTAAACGGTGAGGATAAATTGAATGAGATGATCGGAGCCGGTCGCGACTATTCAGCTACAAACGTAACCGCGTTTGACTGGGATGCAGATTTCCTTCGCTCATTAGGCGCGATACCAACGTATTACCTCCGTTATTTCTATATGACGGATTCGATGCTCGCGGATATGAAAGACTCGCTAGAGAAAAACGGCACGCGCGCAGAAGTTGTAAGCCGGGTCGAAACGGAATTGTTTGAGCTGTACAAGGATGTTAATTTGACGGAGAAGCCAAAACAGCTTGAGCAGCGCGGCGGTGCTTATTACTCTGAGGCAGCTGTTAACTTGATGCATGCTCTATATACCGACAAACGTGATATTCAGACGTTGAACGTTAGAAACGGCAGCATTATTGATTTTCTGCCTGAAGATGCAAGCATCGAGGTTAACTGTGTCGTTACGGCTCAAGGCCCGATTCCATTGCCTTTGCAGCGTGTTCCAGAGCAAATTAAAGGTCTTATGCATGCTGTAAAAACGTATGAATCGCTTACTATTGAAGCTGCAATCAGCGGAGATAAAGGGATCGCGCTGCAAGCACTCGTTCATCACCCGCTTGTTCCAAGCGTAGCGGTGGCTAAGGCGTTGCTTGAAGAAATGCTTGAGGCGAACAAAAAGTATTTGCCGAATTTTTTCAAAGAATAA
- a CDS encoding iron-siderophore ABC transporter substrate-binding protein translates to MNKRLMSLIMVIVVMVVAAGCGANNAANNKASTNAPATNDAGAKADGPIVVKDAKGEVTLEKPAQKVVVLEWTFTEDMIALGMQPVGSADNEGYKQWVTGEAPLDASVTDVGFRHEPNLETIAALKPDLIIGITDSHEAIYDQLKGIAPTLLFSLYPAEGKGDQYTQMIDIFKSIAAAVGKTSEGDKVIADLDQHYADAKTKLAAAGKEGLNYVLTQAFSYQNAATMRLFMDNSLAVQTLDRIGLKNDWKPEQFEMYGFTTSTVEALPAIQDTNLIYIVQKDDDIFSGTLKDNSVWNGLNFVKEKRTFALDSTTWVFGGPISSKVIVDQVVNTLTK, encoded by the coding sequence ATGAACAAACGATTAATGAGTTTGATTATGGTCATCGTCGTAATGGTGGTGGCTGCAGGCTGCGGTGCGAATAATGCGGCGAACAACAAGGCAAGCACTAACGCTCCTGCTACGAACGACGCTGGCGCGAAAGCGGATGGTCCGATTGTCGTGAAGGATGCGAAAGGTGAGGTTACCCTTGAGAAGCCGGCTCAAAAGGTTGTTGTGCTGGAGTGGACGTTTACAGAGGACATGATCGCCCTTGGAATGCAGCCAGTAGGCAGCGCGGACAACGAGGGTTATAAGCAATGGGTAACGGGAGAGGCGCCGCTTGATGCAAGCGTGACGGACGTTGGTTTCCGCCACGAGCCAAACCTTGAGACGATCGCAGCCTTGAAGCCTGACCTCATTATTGGAATTACGGACAGCCACGAAGCGATCTACGATCAGCTGAAAGGCATTGCGCCAACGCTGCTATTCAGCCTTTATCCGGCTGAAGGCAAAGGCGACCAATACACGCAGATGATCGATATATTCAAATCTATTGCGGCAGCAGTCGGCAAAACATCAGAAGGCGACAAAGTAATTGCCGATCTGGATCAGCATTATGCGGACGCAAAAACGAAGCTTGCTGCAGCAGGCAAAGAAGGCTTGAACTATGTGCTGACGCAAGCATTCAGCTATCAGAATGCTGCAACGATGCGTCTATTCATGGATAATTCGCTAGCGGTTCAAACGCTGGATCGTATTGGCCTCAAAAACGATTGGAAACCGGAGCAGTTTGAAATGTATGGCTTTACTACTTCGACGGTAGAAGCACTGCCGGCTATTCAAGATACGAACCTGATCTATATCGTTCAAAAGGATGACGACATTTTTTCAGGCACACTGAAAGACAATTCGGTATGGAACGGTCTTAATTTCGTGAAAGAAAAACGTACGTTTGCTCTCGACAGCACGACATGGGTGTTCGGCGGTCCGATCTCCTCCAAAGTCATCGTAGACCAAGTCGTAAATACATTAACGAAATGA
- a CDS encoding iron ABC transporter permease → MKKQNKEASLGMIWRMIGIFGGGLAALFFLFILSLCFGEAKIPAAVVFDGLLHRQDVMEHNLLWDIRMPRTVIGIIAGAALAAAGALLQTITKNPLAASDTLGINAGAYFMVVLGMVAFPALQHEAPFLLAAVGGFLAALAAYFLGGGRAATPVRLALSGMIVSMVLGAFTSAIHIFKATETQSLFLWGGGTLIQLDWSGVKYAWPLVAALLVIAILAGRKFDALELDESTARSLGQRVGLTRAGGLALSVLMAAIVVSVVGPIGFVGLVAPHLVRLSGIRNHRLLIPANALWGALLITAADVLARMVRSSLGEMPVGAVMAIIGAPWLIWLVLTKMKNISGSGSGQSSMSIGGAPFRLRFAPTALAMTVLLAAVVLVSLSLGGTKIPIMELLRSLFGAGDDSYSVLLNLRLPRTLVAAGGGIALAISGVLIQSAVRNPLADASIIGVTSGAGFGALVVLVAWPTLPIFALPIAAITGGALAAAVVFFLAWRKSLNPSVLILLGIAVSAIGAAGIQAMIVKASLWSSTAFVWLTGTTYGRSWSHFNSIFIFLLILVPAAYYLSRKFDLLAFGDESSTGLGLPVKGTRLWAMIIGVLLAAGAVASVGTIGFLGLMAPHAVRMMVGHHTRRSIILSGLLGALLLVIADTIGRTVMAPKEIPSGLIIMLIGAPYFLFLMYRSLVKKR, encoded by the coding sequence ATGAAGAAGCAAAATAAAGAAGCCTCATTGGGTATGATTTGGCGAATGATTGGTATATTTGGGGGCGGCCTTGCCGCCCTTTTCTTTCTGTTCATACTGAGTCTTTGCTTCGGGGAAGCAAAGATTCCAGCGGCAGTCGTATTTGACGGCTTGCTTCATCGGCAGGATGTGATGGAGCATAATTTGCTTTGGGATATTAGGATGCCGCGGACCGTTATCGGCATTATAGCGGGAGCTGCGTTAGCGGCGGCAGGAGCGTTATTGCAAACGATAACGAAAAACCCGCTTGCGGCCTCCGATACACTGGGCATTAATGCTGGAGCCTATTTTATGGTTGTGCTCGGCATGGTCGCTTTTCCTGCACTGCAGCATGAGGCACCTTTCCTGCTGGCGGCAGTGGGAGGCTTCCTTGCGGCATTGGCTGCTTATTTTCTTGGCGGCGGGCGGGCGGCAACGCCGGTTCGGCTAGCGCTATCAGGGATGATCGTCTCGATGGTGCTCGGTGCGTTTACGTCGGCAATACATATTTTTAAAGCGACGGAAACGCAATCGTTGTTTCTTTGGGGTGGAGGCACATTAATTCAGCTTGATTGGAGCGGCGTGAAGTATGCTTGGCCGCTTGTGGCGGCATTGCTCGTCATTGCGATACTTGCCGGACGCAAGTTCGATGCGCTCGAGCTGGACGAATCGACTGCTCGTTCATTAGGGCAGCGCGTAGGCTTAACCCGGGCGGGAGGGCTGGCGCTCTCTGTGCTTATGGCAGCCATCGTGGTCAGCGTCGTAGGGCCGATTGGTTTCGTTGGTCTTGTAGCTCCGCATTTGGTTAGGCTCTCCGGCATACGAAATCATCGTTTGCTTATTCCAGCGAACGCGCTTTGGGGAGCGCTGCTCATAACGGCAGCGGATGTGCTTGCCCGCATGGTACGAAGCAGTCTCGGCGAAATGCCGGTAGGCGCCGTCATGGCGATTATCGGGGCGCCTTGGCTCATTTGGCTGGTGCTTACCAAGATGAAAAATATTTCTGGTTCGGGCTCAGGACAGTCGTCGATGAGCATTGGAGGTGCTCCATTCCGCTTGCGTTTTGCACCGACTGCCTTAGCCATGACCGTATTGCTGGCTGCGGTCGTTCTCGTTAGCTTGTCGCTCGGCGGTACAAAAATTCCGATCATGGAATTGCTTAGAAGCCTATTCGGAGCAGGTGACGATTCCTACTCTGTGCTGCTGAATCTAAGGCTTCCGCGCACCCTCGTTGCAGCAGGGGGAGGCATCGCGCTCGCAATCAGCGGCGTGCTCATTCAAAGCGCTGTTCGCAATCCGCTCGCAGATGCTTCTATTATCGGCGTCACCTCGGGTGCGGGCTTTGGCGCCTTGGTCGTGCTCGTTGCATGGCCAACGCTGCCGATCTTCGCGCTGCCCATTGCCGCTATTACAGGCGGCGCTTTAGCTGCCGCTGTTGTATTTTTCTTAGCTTGGCGCAAATCGCTTAACCCATCCGTTCTCATCCTGCTTGGCATCGCGGTGTCCGCCATCGGAGCTGCTGGCATTCAGGCGATGATCGTAAAGGCAAGCCTATGGAGCAGCACGGCATTTGTTTGGCTAACGGGAACGACGTATGGCCGAAGCTGGAGCCATTTTAACAGCATTTTCATTTTTCTGCTTATTCTTGTACCGGCGGCCTATTATTTGAGCAGGAAATTTGATCTGCTCGCCTTCGGAGATGAAAGCTCGACAGGTCTTGGCTTACCGGTCAAAGGCACACGGCTTTGGGCTATGATCATTGGCGTGCTGCTTGCTGCGGGAGCGGTGGCGAGCGTAGGAACGATTGGTTTCCTTGGATTGATGGCGCCGCATGCGGTAAGGATGATGGTCGGACATCACACAAGGCGCTCGATCATCCTGTCAGGTCTGCTCGGCGCCTTGCTGCTCGTAATTGCGGATACGATTGGAAGAACGGTGATGGCTCCAAAGGAGATTCCTTCCGGGCTCATCATTATGCTGATTGGAGCTCCATACTTCCTGTTTCTTATGTACCGTTCACTAGTCAAAAAAAGGTAG
- a CDS encoding NCS2 family permease — MERFFRLKEHGTNVRTEIMAGLTTFMTMAYILAVNPIILTPAGLDWTAVFLATALAAGIFTIAMGLFVNFPVALAPGMGLNAYFASVVIASASTDAPISPAMGLTAVFISGIIFIILTLTQIRQMLITAVPDSLKHAITVGIGLFITIIGLKNSGIMTIAVSSFTDIKAGQFTPVSGSETVIQLGSFHNETVVLTVIALLLIGVLMVLRVPGALLFGILGTTVIAILMGHVDVKAAFTGQTWVPDFSKMNFWHFDFAGVFEVGLVTVILTFTFVEMFDTFGTLVGTANRAGYMKDAEKGKKRVGKAMFVDAIGVSGGAVLGTSTVTAFVESSAGIAQGGRTGLTAITTGVCFLLAIFLSPIVALVPGAATAAALIIVGVLMMQSVKDIDFSDMVYAIPSFLTLALMPLTYNIANGISFGIVSYVLLATVANVTGKGKYKVHWLMWILAVLIIGRYVFMGGE; from the coding sequence ATGGAACGTTTCTTTCGCTTAAAGGAACACGGAACAAATGTCAGAACAGAGATTATGGCGGGGCTGACGACTTTCATGACGATGGCTTACATATTAGCCGTCAATCCAATCATACTAACGCCAGCTGGCTTGGATTGGACTGCCGTGTTTCTTGCAACGGCACTAGCAGCAGGTATCTTCACCATCGCAATGGGCTTGTTCGTTAACTTCCCAGTTGCGCTAGCACCAGGTATGGGTCTTAATGCGTATTTTGCATCGGTCGTAATCGCATCGGCGTCAACGGACGCACCGATCTCACCAGCAATGGGACTAACCGCAGTATTTATTTCAGGTATTATCTTTATCATATTGACGCTTACCCAAATTCGCCAAATGCTTATCACAGCTGTTCCAGACAGCTTGAAGCATGCGATTACAGTCGGTATCGGCTTGTTCATCACCATTATCGGCTTGAAAAACAGCGGAATTATGACAATCGCAGTATCAAGCTTCACAGACATTAAAGCAGGTCAATTCACACCAGTGAGCGGCTCCGAAACCGTTATTCAACTGGGAAGCTTCCATAATGAAACGGTTGTACTTACCGTGATTGCATTGCTTCTTATTGGCGTGCTGATGGTATTGCGTGTACCGGGAGCGCTTTTGTTCGGTATTCTAGGTACAACTGTTATTGCTATTCTAATGGGTCATGTTGATGTGAAAGCAGCATTCACTGGTCAAACATGGGTGCCTGATTTCTCCAAAATGAACTTCTGGCATTTTGACTTTGCAGGCGTATTTGAAGTCGGACTGGTAACGGTTATCCTGACATTTACCTTCGTCGAAATGTTCGATACGTTCGGTACGCTAGTTGGTACAGCAAACCGTGCAGGCTACATGAAGGACGCTGAAAAGGGCAAAAAACGTGTAGGTAAAGCGATGTTCGTTGATGCGATCGGCGTCAGCGGCGGCGCGGTGCTTGGTACAAGTACAGTTACCGCATTCGTCGAAAGCTCTGCAGGTATTGCGCAAGGCGGACGTACGGGCCTAACGGCAATAACGACAGGCGTGTGCTTCCTGCTTGCTATCTTCTTGTCTCCAATCGTTGCGCTTGTTCCAGGTGCGGCTACAGCTGCTGCACTTATTATCGTAGGCGTGCTGATGATGCAATCGGTAAAAGATATCGATTTTTCAGATATGGTTTATGCGATTCCATCCTTCTTGACACTTGCACTTATGCCGCTTACTTACAACATTGCAAACGGTATTTCGTTCGGTATCGTATCGTACGTATTGCTTGCAACGGTTGCTAATGTAACAGGCAAAGGCAAATACAAGGTTCACTGGCTCATGTGGATTCTAGCGGTGCTCATCATTGGCCGTTACGTATTTATGGGCGGGGAATAA
- a CDS encoding 5-oxoprolinase subunit PxpA — protein MFRVDLNCDMGEGFGVYTAGLDHELMKYITSANIACGFHAGDAATIRRTVKLALEHDVAIGAHPGLPDLAGFGRRVMAITPEEAYELTVYQLGAVYAFAKSEGGSVAHVKPHGALYNMAAKSKPLADAIAEAIYKVNPSLMLFGLAGSELIHAGEAIGLRTIHEVFADRTYESDGSLTPRGTEGAVIVDPIRAAEQAISMIKDGEVKSIQHHSVILKADTVCVHGDTPGAVEHVIRLRAALEAASISVQKAGV, from the coding sequence ATGTTTCGCGTGGATTTAAACTGCGATATGGGAGAAGGTTTTGGGGTTTACACAGCTGGCCTCGATCACGAGCTGATGAAATATATTACTTCAGCGAATATCGCTTGCGGTTTTCACGCTGGGGATGCAGCGACAATACGGCGCACGGTTAAGCTGGCGTTAGAGCATGATGTAGCCATTGGAGCGCATCCGGGGCTGCCGGATTTGGCAGGCTTCGGTCGAAGGGTGATGGCCATAACGCCGGAGGAGGCATATGAGCTAACGGTTTATCAGCTGGGTGCGGTGTATGCTTTTGCTAAATCAGAAGGTGGAAGCGTCGCACATGTCAAGCCGCATGGCGCTTTGTATAATATGGCTGCGAAGAGCAAACCATTAGCCGACGCGATAGCAGAGGCAATATATAAGGTTAATCCGAGTCTGATGCTATTCGGATTAGCGGGCAGTGAGCTTATTCACGCAGGCGAAGCTATAGGCTTGCGTACAATCCATGAAGTATTCGCAGACCGAACGTACGAGTCGGACGGCTCACTAACGCCGCGAGGGACGGAAGGTGCTGTTATTGTTGATCCTATTCGCGCTGCAGAGCAAGCGATAAGCATGATCAAGGATGGTGAGGTCAAATCGATACAACATCATAGCGTTATTTTGAAGGCGGATACGGTTTGCGTGCATGGGGATACGCCAGGTGCAGTAGAGCATGTCATAAGACTGCGGGCGGCATTAGAGGCAGCGAGCATATCTGTTCAGAAGGCGGGTGTATGA
- the pxpB gene encoding 5-oxoprolinase subunit PxpB codes for MSMEKASTEPLAPIEMLPLGDSAVVIRLGSSIDEETNRIVMNLSRRLEDKPFTGLIECVPSFVSVAIHYDPLLVKRSRTAAELQHATIFETVCARVQTYLSLEQLHSSDQADRTIEIPVCYGGEYGPDLSLVAELNGLPEEEVIAIHAGGSYLVHMLGFAPGFPYLGGMSERIAAPRHQTPRTIIPQGSVGIAGKQTGIYSVATPGGWQLIGRTPLALFRPQDEIPSLLRPGDLIRFKPITERQYKLYLEGEL; via the coding sequence ATGAGCATGGAGAAGGCATCAACGGAGCCTCTGGCTCCTATTGAAATGCTGCCGCTTGGTGACTCTGCCGTTGTTATTCGTTTAGGCAGCTCCATTGACGAAGAAACGAACCGAATTGTCATGAATTTAAGTCGTCGTTTAGAGGATAAACCATTTACCGGATTAATCGAATGCGTGCCGTCCTTCGTCTCGGTGGCGATCCATTATGACCCGCTGCTGGTGAAGAGAAGCCGCACTGCAGCCGAGCTTCAGCATGCTACAATCTTTGAAACGGTATGCGCTAGAGTGCAGACGTACCTATCTCTAGAGCAGCTGCACTCTTCCGATCAGGCGGATAGAACGATTGAAATTCCGGTTTGCTATGGCGGAGAGTACGGTCCTGATCTTAGCCTAGTTGCTGAGCTTAATGGACTTCCGGAGGAGGAAGTGATCGCTATACATGCTGGTGGCAGCTACTTGGTCCATATGCTCGGCTTTGCGCCAGGCTTTCCTTATTTGGGAGGAATGTCTGAGCGGATTGCCGCGCCAAGGCATCAGACGCCCCGGACGATCATTCCTCAGGGCAGCGTCGGCATAGCTGGCAAGCAGACGGGCATATATTCGGTTGCAACGCCGGGCGGCTGGCAGCTGATCGGCAGAACGCCGCTTGCTCTATTTCGTCCTCAGGACGAAATTCCAAGCTTGCTTAGACCGGGGGACTTGATTAGGTTTAAGCCGATAACGGAACGGCAGTACAAGCTTTATTTAGAAGGTGAATTATGA
- a CDS encoding biotin-dependent carboxyltransferase family protein translates to MTIKVVRPGLLVTVQDIGRHGYQKYGVVAGGAMDTGASRAANLLVGNEDSEAVLEITLTGTELFMEKDTLLAICGARMSVTAGGETLPLWRPVLVRAGMSVKFGACQSGCRSYLAVAGGFDVPEVMGSKSTYLRGAIGGYFGRALKSGDVLAAKAPSLLSERMEHALRRGWNGSVAVPLWHASHFAIADNLADPIIRAMTGTHYELFTETSRASFFSQSFQISAQSDRMGYRLEGTEKLTLAKPLELLSEAVANGTVQVPAGGEPIVLLADRQTTGGYLRIAQVATVDIPVFAQLKPGDRFRFERITQQESEQLYLDSERDMRMLKAAIALKFNAANERDTR, encoded by the coding sequence ATGACTATAAAAGTTGTTCGTCCCGGCTTGCTCGTTACTGTACAAGATATCGGAAGGCATGGGTATCAAAAATACGGCGTAGTCGCCGGCGGGGCTATGGATACGGGAGCTTCGCGTGCGGCTAATCTGTTAGTCGGCAACGAGGATAGTGAGGCAGTGCTGGAAATTACGCTTACCGGAACGGAGCTCTTTATGGAGAAGGATACGCTGCTCGCTATTTGCGGCGCGCGTATGTCTGTTACCGCTGGAGGTGAGACGCTGCCCTTATGGAGACCAGTACTCGTTCGCGCGGGAATGAGCGTGAAATTCGGAGCTTGCCAATCGGGCTGCCGCTCCTATCTCGCAGTTGCGGGCGGATTTGATGTACCGGAGGTCATGGGAAGCAAAAGTACGTATCTGCGCGGCGCAATCGGAGGTTATTTCGGAAGGGCATTAAAGTCAGGAGATGTTCTGGCAGCTAAGGCGCCGAGCCTGCTGTCAGAGCGAATGGAGCATGCTTTGCGCCGCGGATGGAATGGCAGCGTTGCGGTGCCGCTCTGGCATGCGAGTCATTTTGCGATAGCGGACAATCTAGCGGACCCGATCATTCGCGCGATGACGGGCACGCATTACGAGCTGTTTACAGAGACAAGCCGGGCGAGCTTTTTTAGCCAGAGCTTCCAGATTTCCGCACAGTCCGATCGAATGGGATACCGGCTCGAAGGAACGGAGAAGCTGACGCTCGCGAAGCCGCTTGAGCTGCTTTCGGAGGCTGTCGCAAACGGAACGGTCCAAGTGCCGGCTGGCGGAGAGCCGATCGTGCTGCTGGCGGACAGACAGACAACGGGCGGTTATCTACGTATTGCGCAAGTCGCAACGGTCGATATTCCTGTTTTTGCACAGCTAAAGCCCGGCGACCGTTTTCGGTTCGAGAGGATCACGCAGCAAGAATCGGAACAGCTTTATTTGGACAGCGAGCGTGACATGAGAATGCTGAAAGCCGCTATTGCATTAAAATTTAATGCCGCGAATGAAAGGGATACAAGATGA
- a CDS encoding DeoR/GlpR family DNA-binding transcription regulator, producing MFAQQRHQLIIQKINSDKSIRASELMESFGVSFETIRRDLEHLESLGLLQRVHGGAILKEPDYSREIPLPIRESIYLTEKTELSQLAIRYVTEGMSIALDVSTTNTQIAKMLKTKFERLTIITNSLPIVNELIDVPGFTLIMIGGIIRQAEQSIIGDLAEEFASRFHADLFFMSMSGVTLDEGITDNAIGEVQVKKIMQANAKSTIALADSSKFDQVSLLKVCGCADVERFVTDSKIGLDLVDKYKRSGIEIVYE from the coding sequence TTGTTCGCACAGCAGCGGCATCAATTAATTATCCAAAAAATAAATAGCGATAAATCGATTCGAGCGTCGGAGCTTATGGAATCGTTTGGCGTTTCTTTTGAAACGATACGGCGCGATCTAGAGCATTTGGAGAGCCTAGGCTTATTGCAGAGGGTTCATGGCGGTGCGATTTTAAAAGAGCCGGATTACAGCCGGGAAATCCCGCTGCCGATTCGTGAGTCGATTTACTTGACAGAGAAGACGGAATTGTCCCAGCTCGCCATTCGATATGTAACGGAAGGAATGTCCATCGCACTTGATGTGAGCACAACCAATACTCAAATTGCGAAGATGCTCAAGACAAAGTTCGAGCGATTGACGATTATTACGAATTCCTTGCCAATCGTAAATGAATTAATCGATGTCCCCGGTTTTACGCTGATCATGATCGGAGGCATTATCCGTCAAGCAGAACAGAGCATTATCGGAGACTTGGCTGAAGAATTCGCTTCCCGCTTTCATGCAGACTTGTTTTTTATGAGCATGAGCGGAGTTACATTGGACGAAGGCATTACTGACAACGCGATTGGTGAAGTACAGGTGAAGAAGATAATGCAAGCAAATGCAAAAAGCACGATCGCGCTTGCCGACAGCAGCAAATTTGATCAAGTCTCCCTGCTCAAGGTGTGCGGTTGCGCGGATGTAGAACGTTTCGTTACAGATTCGAAGATCGGCCTTGATCTAGTTGATAAATATAAACGGAGCGGCATTGAGATTGTTTATGAGTAG
- a CDS encoding DMT family transporter produces the protein MIVISLILVLCSGLAHAVWNMLAKQSTDKALFLWVIYMPATIVLLPTLINELLSASLSQTQWLLIGASLIMQSVYSLLLAYTYNAGDLSQVYPIMRGTPTLLIPAIGVLLLKETLPLWGWIGLSFMLIGFIVMIGRSSGKGHQQSFYKPVLLAMSVGLCITTYTLIDKVNLQHLSPLALLEVTNIGFVLGLTPAVLRSKRLKHVIRTHINIIWIGAILSPGSYLLFLFAARNANISTVAPMREVGIVFGTLLGLFVLKESQGTRRITASIAVVMGIIMIASSGH, from the coding sequence TTGATTGTTATTTCTCTTATTCTTGTCTTGTGTTCCGGTTTGGCGCATGCGGTATGGAATATGCTAGCTAAGCAAAGTACGGATAAAGCGTTGTTCTTATGGGTGATTTATATGCCTGCGACTATTGTTTTGCTGCCGACACTCATTAATGAACTTTTGAGTGCGTCACTATCGCAGACACAGTGGCTGTTAATCGGTGCATCGCTAATTATGCAAAGCGTTTATTCACTGCTGCTCGCTTACACCTATAATGCTGGAGATTTATCGCAAGTGTATCCGATCATGCGGGGGACACCAACCTTGCTTATCCCAGCCATCGGCGTATTGCTATTAAAAGAGACATTGCCTTTGTGGGGCTGGATCGGACTCAGCTTTATGCTGATCGGGTTCATCGTCATGATCGGAAGATCTTCGGGCAAAGGGCATCAGCAGTCTTTCTATAAGCCTGTACTGCTGGCGATGAGCGTTGGGCTATGCATTACCACTTACACGCTTATCGATAAAGTGAATTTACAGCATCTCTCTCCCCTTGCGCTGCTTGAGGTGACGAATATCGGTTTTGTACTCGGACTGACGCCTGCTGTTCTTCGCTCTAAACGGCTTAAGCATGTTATTCGCACTCATATTAATATTATCTGGATTGGCGCTATCTTGTCTCCGGGCTCGTACTTGTTGTTTTTGTTTGCAGCCAGAAATGCCAATATTTCTACAGTTGCGCCTATGCGCGAGGTAGGAATCGTGTTTGGCACGCTCCTTGGTCTATTTGTATTAAAAGAGTCGCAAGGGACTCGCAGAATTACGGCTTCGATCGCTGTAGTTATGGGCATCATTATGATTGCGTCATCAGGGCATTAA